Genomic segment of Polycladomyces abyssicola:
GGATGTTTCTCTTGCAGCTCCCGATGCAATGTCTCAAATGTAAGGCGGATGTCCCACTGTGCTTCCGGTGAGGTGCGCAGGTTGATGAGATGGTACAGCTCCCACAGCGAAGCGGTGGCGGTAACGGGACGATGGTGCGCGTTGCTCACGCAATAGGCGGCTGATTCGGGAAAACGGGCGGCGATGCGCTCATATGTTTCCGTTGCCAATAACACCGCTTCCTCATAAATTGAGGTCAGCCCGGCCGCTTCCACATGCGGCGGGATGGTGTATCCAAGTTTGACCGTCGGTTCACCGTAGGAGAAATGCGTCCGCCGGTTGTGACGGAGCAGTTGGTGCCAGTTGGCCTCCGAGATCAACAGTTCCATGATGTAGGTCACATGCTGGAATTCGTCCCGGGGGTTGTCAAAGAAGCGCAGGTGTCGGAGCGCAGTATCGACGATTCGCTCCTTTTCCTCGAGAGAGAGTCCTTCAGCCACAGCCAACGCCTGCGCGTAAGTCATCGATCGTTCGCTCACCATCAAGTGGGCCACCGTTTGCGTCAAGGCCTTGTTGTAGTCTGGCATCTGAACGAACCGGGCGAACGGTTTCTTCCTCCCCGTATCCTCCGTCTGATGAGGAGATTCCGGCAACAGGTCGGTGAGGTCATTCCGCGTCTGCAACAGATAGTCATTGGGTTGGACGTGTTTGAGCAATGTCGGGATGACCCGGCTGATTTCCCGCTCCATCTCCTCGGCCAATCGGCGGCATTCAGCGTGGCGGCTGGAGAGAAGCCGGACGATCGTGTCGCGGAGGGCTCGTCCGTTACCGGTCATGCCGAGGTTGGTCAATGTAGCCAGTGTCAATACGTATCGGGCGTCTTCAAACGCCGTTTTTTCCACACGAACCGAGAACCGTTTGTCGGATTCGCCTTCTTGACGGGGGAGGTTGCGACTCAGATAGTCGATCAGTCCGCTGAGCAACCGTTCATAGATGTCGAAGGCTGTTTCGTTAAGGCGGATGAATGCTTGTTTCGCTTCGGTGTCCTGTTCCAGTTCCTCCGGGATGAAGTAGTCGCCACGTCGGGGCCGTTGATATCGCTGACTGTACTCGGTAAAGCTGTTGAAACTGTTGGCCAGTTCCAATTCGGCCGATGCCAGTCGACTGATCTTTTCGATTCCCACATGGGCGACTGCATGTTCCGCCACACTGCTGTGACCGTAGCCCACCACCCATTTTTCGTGGAAGCGGGCAGCCTTTTCCGAGTAAAAACCGGTCATGCCGCCGGACGTCTCGTCCATCGCCAACTCCCCATCAGCCAGCAGTTTTTTCAGATTGTCACGGAAACTGGCCGGACTGCGGCTGACATATGCAAAAATGACCGCGATCACTTCTTCGGGCAAATTGAAGATGGTATATACATTTTTATCCAGATTGGACACGTATCGGGACAAGTCGATGTTTTGCGTTGTCATGTTCATTCCTCCGTCACTAACGATCATCTTTTTCATTCTATCAAACAACCCCGGCAAGTGGACGGGGTTTTTTGCATAGAAGTGGGGCGAGGAGGGATAACGATGCGGTTTCGAAGGTGGCGATTGCGGCTGCGCCTCAGACCTCAGGGATTGAGGCGGCGCAGAAAATCGGGAGCATGGTTTCTGGCGTTGGTCATCCTGTTTGCCGTGTTGTACCAGACATTGTGGTTGTTGGAGAAACACCTGCATCCCACCTTGGTCACGATCGCCCAGACCGAAGTGAAAAAGATCGCTTCGGAGGCGATTTTGGAAGGGGTACAACAACAATTGAAAATGGGCGGTGACCTTGACCGCATCATGAAAGTGGAAAAAGCCGCGGACGGGCAAGTGGCGTGGATCACGATCAATCAGCAGGTGCAACAGCGGGTATATACACAGACCACTTCTGAGGTGACGCGGACTCTGCATCATCTCGAAAACAAACCGATCAGCCTTAGTTTGGGGCAAGTGTTGCAAAGCAACATCCTGGCTGATTACGGACCACGGATTCCGGTGGAAATTTGGCCCAAAGGGGATGTGATCGTCGATTTCGAACCGAAGATGGAGTCGGCAGGAGTCAATACGGTAATGGTAACGATGATGTTGAAAGTGCACGCCGAGATGAGCGTGGTCGTTCCGTTTTCAACCGAACCCACCGTCGTTGAGGCCAAGATTCCGATTGCGACGGCGTGGATGATGGGGGACGTGCCGCAATTTTACTATTACAACGGCGCATTGAAAAAAGCCGAGAGCGGCTCATCACCCCAGGTGCCGATGCCGCAGATCAAAATGAAGGGGAATAATTAGGGGGTGTCTGGTCATTTCGTAAGGGAGCAATGTTTTCCCAGACGAGCGACTGACCAAGCACCGACTGAGCGAAGACTCGGGAAGCGCAGGATTGAAATCGCGGGCAATTTCCTCAAAGCGAAGCGTACCTGCCCGCGACCTGTGCTGACCGGGTCGGAGCGGTCATCATCTGCCTCCCTGTAGGGCGCAGGTGGAGCGAGCTGGGAAAGCACTGTGGACAACACCAGACACACTCTAAAGCCCGGTTGGATCGGACGGATCAGGTAGAATTTTGCGCGAGACAGAAAAAAGCGTATCCGGATAAGTCCGGATACGCCCTCCATTTGCGACGGGAAATTCTGGCCCACTATTTCCAGAATGGCAGGTGTCCATTCAATGGGATCGTAATCCTTGTGGAAAATATTCTTTCCACCGTCGATCAACCAACTGCACGATCTCCGGGTCCGGCTCCAGTTCATCGGGATAACCCGGCTTCATGCGGGCATCGATTACGATCGGCGGGCGGTAGTTCGGATGGTGTCGCACCAGCTCCGCTCGGGCATAGATGTCGTTAGCCGGATCGAACCGGGTGAAGACCGTCCACAGGAACGGTGTTTGCCCCTCTGCCGCACGGATGTCATCCACCAAAAAGACAAAGGGCCATTCACTCAGCGCATCACCGTACGATTCGGCCAAGCGGCGGGCCAACTCCGGATCTTGTTCGAACGGCTCACCTTCAACCACCAGTGCCCCTTTGCAATACGGACGGATCTGACGAATCCCGGGCAGTTCCGGGCCGCGATACTCGGCAGGCAGCGTACGTACCGGTTCGCCGACGCCGACCAGGACTGCTTTACTTCCATGATTGAACCGCCGGCCCGTATAATCCAGCGTATCCATCGAGGTATTCCCGAAGATGAGCAGATCAACCGCGGGATCAAACCGCTCCAACACGGTTTCGAATAACCGGGGGAAATCGTCCAGCGGCAGAACCTGATCGGTGACGATCAAAAACTTGGTCAGCGTCAACTGGCCTTCGCCCAGGATACGGAAGGCGTGAGCCAATGCTTCCCGCCGATAACTTTCTCGGACGACGGCGGCAGCCAGGGGATGGAACCCGGTTTCCGCATAGGTCCACAAATCCTTGACTCCCGGCATGGCCAACGGGAAGGCGGGCGAGAGCAGACGTTGCAGGAATTCGCCGAGATAGTAGTCCTCCTGTTTGGGTTTGCCCACCACGGTCGCCGGGTAAATCGCGTCCTTTCGGTGATGTACCGATTGGACGTGGAAAACGGGAAAGTCATGTTTAAGCGAGTAATACCCGTAGTGATCACCAAACGGGCCTTCCGGACGACGCTCGTGCGGCGGCACATAACCGGAGAGGACGAATTCGGCTTCCGCGATGATCGGGTATCCGTTGGTGCCCGGCCGAACGACGGGCAGTTTTTCTCCCAAAATGAGGGAAGCCAGCATCAACTCCGGCAACGATTCCGGTACGGGTGCGATGGCGGAAGCGATCAATGCAGGCGGCCCGCCCAGAAACACCCGCACCGGCAGGGATTGGTTCCGCTTCTCCGCTTCGTGGTGGTGAAAACCGCCCCCTTTGTGAATCTGCCAGTGCATCCCGGTGGTTCGGCGGTCGAAGATCTGCATCCGGTACATGCCGAGATTGTGTTGGCCGGTTTCCGGATGTTGCGTATAGACCAGTGGCAGTGTGATAAACGGACCGCCGTCCTCCTGCCAGGAGGTGATCACAGGCAATTGGCTCAAATCCACTTCCGGCTGCTCCGCTTCCAGCACGGGAGCCCGGTTGGAAGAAACGGTTTTGGTCCCCACCCTGAGCAGGTCGAACAGCAGTTTTCGTTGTTTCCACAAGGTTTGTGGCTTGGGTGGAAGCAATTCGTGCAACAGTGCCACCGTTTGCTTCATCAATTGTTCCGGTCGCGGACCGAACGCGAGGTCCACCCGCCTGGTGGTGCCGAACAAATTGGTCACGACAGGAAAGGACGAACCTTTTACTTGGCTAAACAATAATGCCGGTCCTTCTTCGGCTATGACCCGTCGATGAATTTCCGCCAATTCCAAATAGGGATCGACGGGAACGGAAATTTCGACAAGATCATTTTCCTTTCGCAGTGTATTCAAGAATGATCGTAAATTTTTGTGCAATGAAATCGCCCCTATGATCAGTCTATCGATATTATACAGTTTCTCGCGTGTGATGGCAGACCTTCGACGAAGCCGTTTGCTGTGATATAGTGGGAGGAAAAGAAAGTGATTCACAGTCTGTGGTGATCGAAGACCTGAGCTCGAGCGAGCATCGCGCTATTCATCAGAGGCGTCCGGTGCTCGAAAGGAGGAACCAAAATGCAAGTAGTGGTGTATTCCAAGCCGCATTGCATTGAATGTAATGTATTGAAACGCTTTTTGCACGATTATGGCATTGCATATGAAGTGCGGGATTGTGCCGCCCATCCCGAATATCTGGAGGAAGTGAAAGCGATGGGATTCTTGGGCGTCCCGGTCACGGTGGTAAATGATACGGCTGTCCAAGGACTTCAGCCAGACGAGATCTTGAGATTGTTGGGGCGTAGCGGGTGAGGCTGTTTCTCACTTCCCGACTCAATAGAATTTGCGGGTTCCGATTGTTTACAATCGGAACCCGCACGAGGATTTGATGCAGTCTCACTGTCTCTTTTTTCGTTTCATTTTTTGCTTCATTTTTTGTTTCATTTCCCGCAATTGTTTACGGGTTTGCCGTTCCCACGCTTTGAGGTGGGGATAGGGGTCAAAAGAATAAATGGTTCGACCGTTGAATTTGTACAAGCCGTAATGCAAATGGGGCGGAAACTTACCCGAGGTGCCCGGCGGACCATAACCGGAAGAGCCAACGTATCCGACCACATCGCCCGGTTTGACGATGTCACCTTGTTTCAATTTTTTGCGGAACCCATTCAGGTGGGCGTAATAGTGGTAATTGTTGTATACGTCGCGGATGCCCAGACGCCAGCCGCCGTATTTGTTCCATCCCATCAATTCGATATAGCCGTAACAGGTACTGAGAACGGGGGTGCCGTAATTGGCAAAGATGTCCGTCCCTTCATGGATGCGAAGACCTCCCCACCCTCGTCTGTCTCCCCAGGTGCTGTGGTAGGTATAGTTGTATTGCAGCGGGATGGGAAAAACATGTGCATCCAATTTCAATGTGTCGAATTTGGCAAAGATCTTGGCGATATGCGTAATGGTATCTACTGCGATGGGTTGGTGGTAGTACCGCCACAATCCAGTACGGATCGCATCTTCATCCGTTCCGAGTTGAGACAGGAAACGGGCCACGGTGTACAGAACATCGACAGGATCGTGACGATTCGCTTTTCCGTCACCATTGCCGTCACGTCCGATGCCCCCGAAATAGTGAATGGAGACTTCCATGTTATCCTCTTGGTCCGGGTTGATCACACCGGCCCAGCTTTCGGCGGGAATGTGGATGGCCAGCCATCCTTTTTTTCGGGGAAGATCACGACGCACTTTTTGCAAGTTGCGTTCGTATTGATCCATGGCCGCCAGATAATACCAGGGGAGTCCGGTTAACATTTCCACATTTTTAAATACTTGTTTCCGCCAATCTGTTTCCGCGTGGGGGTTTTTTGCCGCCGCGGATGGGAATGTCAACGCGAGCGTTAGGGACATTACCATGCAGAACGCCAGGAACCTTCGCATCTGCATCACCATTTCCTGCTTGATTGATCATTTGATAGTGTGAGTGTTTTCGAGCGGAATCATGGTGGTATTTTCTGGTTTTTGTTTCGGGGGAGGGATTATGATGCACGAAACGGATGCTGAACACCTGGATCCGGAAATGGTGGAGATCGCATGCAATCTGGACGACATGAGCCCTGAGTGGTGCGAACATGTAATGAATCGATTGTTTGCGTCCGGAGCCCGTGACGTGTGGATAGTTCCGATCATCATGAAGCGGGGGCGGCCCGGTGTGACATTGCATGTTTTGGTAAGTGAGGAACACCTGAACGAGGTCAAACGTGTGTTGTTCTTGGAAACCACCACATTGGGAATACGGTGGCATCCGGTAACCGTGCACCGATTGGAACGGACGTTTCACTCGGTGAAAACCCCTTGGGGGACGGTACGGGTAAAAGTCGCAACCCATCAAGGGGAAATCGTACAGTTTGCTCCGGAATACCGGGATTGCCGCGCAATTGCCGAAACTGGCGGGGTACCCCTGAAACAAGTGATGAAAGCGGCAGAAATGGCTTGGATCGCTTCGTTGCCTGATGAGCAACGAAAGAAATGGATCGGTGATCATCCAACAGGGAAAGGGGAAGTTGCAATGGGAGGGGAAGGGATGAATACGGATTTGCGGTATCCCATCGGTCAATTTGAAAAACCGGACACCATTACAACAACGCATGTGCAACAGTGGATCGACGAATTGGACAGTTCAGCCGAGCAGCTTCGTCATGCGGTGTCGGGATTGACGCCCCAGCAGTGGGATACGCCTTATCGACCGGGTGGATGGACTGTCCGGCAAGTGGTGCATCATGTGGCGGATGCTCAGATGCACAACTATATCCGATTCAAACGGGCTTTGACCGAAGAAGAACCGGAAGTATATGTATGGGAGCATGACGGGTGGGCCGAGATGGCGGACTCACGCACCGAATCGCCGGAGGTTTCCTTGCAATTGATCGAGGCACTTAACCGTCGTTGGGTAGTGATGTTGCGCTCACTGAAAGCGGCTGACTTCAAGCGTACGTTTTTCCATCCAGTGATGGGGCGCATGAGTCTGGATGAAGCATTGGGGTTGTTTGTCTGGCATATTCGACATCATGTGGCTCAGATCACGCATTTGCGTCAACGGATGGGATGGTGAGCGTCGGCGGAATTACAGGCTCAGGAACCCATAATGGAAGTAAAGGGGTGACGTTTCAGCGATGCTCTGGCGCGCGAAAAGAGCCACCCGATTCGTGGTGAGAGATCTGCTTTCTGTAAACGAGGTCAGTCCGTTTGTTCCGACTGGCTGATTTTTTTACTAGCCGGTCGTATTGCATGCGAAACAGACGGATGACGCGATCCACGTCTTCCTCTTTGCGGATCCAGACACTGACCCAACCGGAATCGGGATAGATATGATGAGGTTCCGCTTCCCCGTTCGCCACCAGCTGATCGTGAACGGACCGAGAAAACGGAAGGTCAGCCAACCGGTCTTCATGCAAATGGCCCAATTCCTTTCCCCCATAGCGAAATTCAATTCCCCCGAAGCGGTGCGGCGCTTCACTGACTCCCGGCCAAGCGGACAACGTCTGGCGGATGCGATTAGCGACATTCATCCTGCACAAGCCCCTCCTCAATGGATTGTTGTTGGTACAGTACCCAAGTCAAAAAACAACGGTTGATCATCAGCAAAGCTTGTGCGCCGGTACGAAGTTCATACCGGTATGTGTAGTGGTGGCATGTAGAAAGGTTTAGCGGTTCCCGAGTATCACGCGCAATACATTGGGTCGGTCCGGCAGGTCGCGCATGCCTGCCCCGTAACCGATCCGTTCGACGGTCATGTCGGGAACGGGGCCCCATTGTTCCGTCAGTGCCGTCAAAATGCCCGCTCCCGTAGGCGTGGTCAATTCAAAGGGCAAAGAGGTGGAACGGATGGGATATCCTTTCATCAGTTCCAGCGTGGCCGGGGCTGGAAGCGGATAAACCCCATGAGCCATGGCAGCTTCGCCATTCCCCAGTGGCGAAGGCGACGAAGAGATCCTGTCCGGATTGAGTTGATCCAATGCCAAAGCAGTTCCGACAATATCGACAATCGAGTCGATGGCGCCTACTTCATGGAAATGGACCTCATCGAGCGCAATTCCATGAATGCGGGCTTCCGCCTGCCCGATCCGTTTAAAGATCTGAAGGCTCCATAAAACGGCCTTTTCCGGCAAATCAGCTGATTTCAGCATGTCGACAATCTCCCGGTACCGACGATGGGGATGTCCCGTTTGTTCGGACTCTGTGATGATTCGAACGGCTCGGGCGGAAATGCCTTTTTTCACTGTGTGGGTCCATTGCAGTTGAAACGGTTCCAGCGGAAGAGTTTGCAACTGTTGCTCGATCAACAAGGGATCGGCACCGGCGTCCACCAATGCAGCCAGCGCCATGTCGCCGGCGATTCCGGAGAACGGGTCAAAGTGCAGGATTTTTCCCATGAGCGATGTCCCTCATTTCTGTCGACTCAACTTGACTGCGGTGGATCAGTGCGGCGTAATAGCCGGCGCCGAAACCATTGTCAATATTGACGACGGCCACCCCTGCCGCACAGGAGTTGAGCATGGTCAATAGTGGAGCCAAACCGTTCAAATGTGCACCGTATCCCACACTGGTCGGAACGGCCACGACGGGAGCAGAGACCAATCCCCCCACCACGCTGGGAAGCGCTCCTTCCATACCTGCAACCACAATGATGGCGTTGGCTTTACGCAGGACAGACAGTTGATCGATCAGCCGATGCAATCCTGCCACGCCTACATCGTAGACGCGTTCGACCGGGCTACCGAGAAACTCTGCCGTACCTGCCGCTTCTTCCGCCACCGGCAGATCGGCTGTTCCCGCACAGACGACGGCGACAAAGCCAGGTCGCATGGTTTGCGGACGTTCCGGCGGCCACCAGCGAAGCAACCGGGCGACGTCGTCATACTCCACATCGGGTGTGACGTTTTGTACCGCATCCGCTTGTTCACGTGTGACACGTGTGGCCAACACAGGCTTTCCCGATGCCTGCAGTCGACGAAAAATGGCCGCAGTCTGGACTGGTGTCTTACCT
This window contains:
- a CDS encoding FAD-dependent thymidylate synthase, which encodes MTTQNIDLSRYVSNLDKNVYTIFNLPEEVIAVIFAYVSRSPASFRDNLKKLLADGELAMDETSGGMTGFYSEKAARFHEKWVVGYGHSSVAEHAVAHVGIEKISRLASAELELANSFNSFTEYSQRYQRPRRGDYFIPEELEQDTEAKQAFIRLNETAFDIYERLLSGLIDYLSRNLPRQEGESDKRFSVRVEKTAFEDARYVLTLATLTNLGMTGNGRALRDTIVRLLSSRHAECRRLAEEMEREISRVIPTLLKHVQPNDYLLQTRNDLTDLLPESPHQTEDTGRKKPFARFVQMPDYNKALTQTVAHLMVSERSMTYAQALAVAEGLSLEEKERIVDTALRHLRFFDNPRDEFQHVTYIMELLISEANWHQLLRHNRRTHFSYGEPTVKLGYTIPPHVEAAGLTSIYEEAVLLATETYERIAARFPESAAYCVSNAHHRPVTATASLWELYHLINLRTSPEAQWDIRLTFETLHRELQEKHPVFARYAQRRLG
- the yunB gene encoding sporulation protein YunB, which gives rise to MRFRRWRLRLRLRPQGLRRRRKSGAWFLALVILFAVLYQTLWLLEKHLHPTLVTIAQTEVKKIASEAILEGVQQQLKMGGDLDRIMKVEKAADGQVAWITINQQVQQRVYTQTTSEVTRTLHHLENKPISLSLGQVLQSNILADYGPRIPVEIWPKGDVIVDFEPKMESAGVNTVMVTMMLKVHAEMSVVVPFSTEPTVVEAKIPIATAWMMGDVPQFYYYNGALKKAESGSSPQVPMPQIKMKGNN
- a CDS encoding menaquinone biosynthesis decarboxylase, with protein sequence MHKNLRSFLNTLRKENDLVEISVPVDPYLELAEIHRRVIAEEGPALLFSQVKGSSFPVVTNLFGTTRRVDLAFGPRPEQLMKQTVALLHELLPPKPQTLWKQRKLLFDLLRVGTKTVSSNRAPVLEAEQPEVDLSQLPVITSWQEDGGPFITLPLVYTQHPETGQHNLGMYRMQIFDRRTTGMHWQIHKGGGFHHHEAEKRNQSLPVRVFLGGPPALIASAIAPVPESLPELMLASLILGEKLPVVRPGTNGYPIIAEAEFVLSGYVPPHERRPEGPFGDHYGYYSLKHDFPVFHVQSVHHRKDAIYPATVVGKPKQEDYYLGEFLQRLLSPAFPLAMPGVKDLWTYAETGFHPLAAAVVRESYRREALAHAFRILGEGQLTLTKFLIVTDQVLPLDDFPRLFETVLERFDPAVDLLIFGNTSMDTLDYTGRRFNHGSKAVLVGVGEPVRTLPAEYRGPELPGIRQIRPYCKGALVVEGEPFEQDPELARRLAESYGDALSEWPFVFLVDDIRAAEGQTPFLWTVFTRFDPANDIYARAELVRHHPNYRPPIVIDARMKPGYPDELEPDPEIVQLVDRRWKEYFPQGLRSH
- a CDS encoding glutaredoxin family protein → MQVVVYSKPHCIECNVLKRFLHDYGIAYEVRDCAAHPEYLEEVKAMGFLGVPVTVVNDTAVQGLQPDEILRLLGRSG
- a CDS encoding M23 family metallopeptidase encodes the protein MRRFLAFCMVMSLTLALTFPSAAAKNPHAETDWRKQVFKNVEMLTGLPWYYLAAMDQYERNLQKVRRDLPRKKGWLAIHIPAESWAGVINPDQEDNMEVSIHYFGGIGRDGNGDGKANRHDPVDVLYTVARFLSQLGTDEDAIRTGLWRYYHQPIAVDTITHIAKIFAKFDTLKLDAHVFPIPLQYNYTYHSTWGDRRGWGGLRIHEGTDIFANYGTPVLSTCYGYIELMGWNKYGGWRLGIRDVYNNYHYYAHLNGFRKKLKQGDIVKPGDVVGYVGSSGYGPPGTSGKFPPHLHYGLYKFNGRTIYSFDPYPHLKAWERQTRKQLREMKQKMKQKMKRKKRQ
- a CDS encoding YfiT family bacillithiol transferase, which gives rise to MHETDAEHLDPEMVEIACNLDDMSPEWCEHVMNRLFASGARDVWIVPIIMKRGRPGVTLHVLVSEEHLNEVKRVLFLETTTLGIRWHPVTVHRLERTFHSVKTPWGTVRVKVATHQGEIVQFAPEYRDCRAIAETGGVPLKQVMKAAEMAWIASLPDEQRKKWIGDHPTGKGEVAMGGEGMNTDLRYPIGQFEKPDTITTTHVQQWIDELDSSAEQLRHAVSGLTPQQWDTPYRPGGWTVRQVVHHVADAQMHNYIRFKRALTEEEPEVYVWEHDGWAEMADSRTESPEVSLQLIEALNRRWVVMLRSLKAADFKRTFFHPVMGRMSLDEALGLFVWHIRHHVAQITHLRQRMGW
- a CDS encoding LarC family nickel insertion protein, with translation MGKILHFDPFSGIAGDMALAALVDAGADPLLIEQQLQTLPLEPFQLQWTHTVKKGISARAVRIITESEQTGHPHRRYREIVDMLKSADLPEKAVLWSLQIFKRIGQAEARIHGIALDEVHFHEVGAIDSIVDIVGTALALDQLNPDRISSSPSPLGNGEAAMAHGVYPLPAPATLELMKGYPIRSTSLPFELTTPTGAGILTALTEQWGPVPDMTVERIGYGAGMRDLPDRPNVLRVILGNR
- the larB gene encoding nickel pincer cofactor biosynthesis protein LarB; the encoded protein is MDRLTEILHAVAEGRCSVDQARQQLATFDELGFARVDLHRSRRTGFPEIIFAQGKTPVQTAAIFRRLQASGKPVLATRVTREQADAVQNVTPDVEYDDVARLLRWWPPERPQTMRPGFVAVVCAGTADLPVAEEAAGTAEFLGSPVERVYDVGVAGLHRLIDQLSVLRKANAIIVVAGMEGALPSVVGGLVSAPVVAVPTSVGYGAHLNGLAPLLTMLNSCAAGVAVVNIDNGFGAGYYAALIHRSQVESTEMRDIAHGKNPAL